Proteins encoded in a region of the Candidatus Nanosynbacter sp. HMT-352 genome:
- a CDS encoding DUF2726 domain-containing protein, whose protein sequence is METLIFIVIVAAAIIFLAIKARQGTDNDTNLLKVPAKKEYLYIKKSCAMTPNELSFYKTLHEAVNGCVIIPQAHISMFLDHRIKGQNWKAAFSRINGKSIDFLICTNDMKPLIAIELDDSTHNQPDRKTRDEFVNSIIMSANMPLLRFKTGEWNSEIIKHRITQALSQN, encoded by the coding sequence ATGGAAACGCTTATATTTATAGTTATAGTAGCCGCCGCAATTATTTTTCTAGCAATCAAAGCAAGGCAGGGGACTGACAATGATACAAATTTACTTAAAGTACCCGCAAAGAAAGAATATTTATACATTAAAAAATCCTGCGCAATGACACCAAATGAATTATCGTTCTATAAAACACTACATGAAGCCGTAAACGGCTGCGTTATCATTCCTCAAGCTCACATAAGCATGTTTCTGGATCACAGGATAAAAGGGCAGAATTGGAAAGCAGCCTTCTCTAGAATAAACGGCAAATCCATAGACTTTCTAATTTGTACCAATGACATGAAGCCTCTTATAGCTATTGAGCTTGATGATAGTACTCACAATCAGCCCGATCGAAAAACGCGCGACGAGTTCGTCAATTCAATTATAATGAGCGCCAATATGCCCCTACTGCGATTTAAGACAGGCGAATGGAACAGTGAAATAATTAAGCACAGAATCACCCAAGCTCTTTCGCAAAACTAG
- a CDS encoding UDP-N-acetylglucosamine--N-acetylmuramyl-(pentapeptide) pyrophosphoryl-undecaprenol N-acetylglucosamine transferase, whose amino-acid sequence MAKILAVGGGSGGHVTPVVAVFRELQKTGNHELRFWCDKKFGASARGIFAKFDENIPVDLIIAGKLRRYHGKSISFHLHPSILFPNLRDGFKVMVGFFQSLLKLMKWRPDVIFIKGGYVCLPVGYAARLLRIPLVLHDSDAHPGLTNRLLSPFAKAIGTGAPLEYYNYPPEKASYVGIPVAPEFHPYSEAERKELKEKLGFNVNKPLVVVTGGGLGAGRINSAIVAIRENLLSEASVFLISGNQQYEEILKQTDEREGWRLQAFVHNGMAEVLAAADIVVTRAGATTLLELAALHKPTIIVPNGHLTGGHQLKNAKVYQDALAALIVSEDELDKDNQILARKIIGVLKSQKILKGLGDNFGKFAKPNAAKDMAKIILTTVRRQGRRK is encoded by the coding sequence GTGGCCAAGATCTTAGCGGTCGGCGGCGGCTCAGGCGGACACGTTACGCCAGTGGTAGCCGTATTTAGAGAATTACAGAAAACTGGTAATCACGAGCTTCGTTTTTGGTGTGATAAAAAATTTGGCGCCAGCGCACGCGGGATTTTTGCTAAGTTCGATGAGAATATTCCGGTCGATTTGATTATTGCTGGAAAATTGCGCCGATATCACGGAAAAAGCATCTCATTTCACCTACATCCGTCAATTTTATTCCCAAATTTGCGCGACGGTTTTAAGGTTATGGTTGGATTTTTTCAGAGCTTGCTTAAGCTTATGAAGTGGCGTCCAGACGTTATTTTCATTAAGGGCGGATATGTTTGTCTGCCGGTTGGTTATGCAGCTCGGCTATTAAGAATTCCGTTAGTTTTGCATGATTCTGACGCGCATCCAGGTTTGACGAATCGCTTGCTGAGTCCCTTCGCAAAAGCTATTGGCACGGGCGCGCCGCTTGAATATTACAATTATCCACCAGAAAAAGCTTCATATGTTGGCATTCCAGTTGCGCCAGAATTCCATCCATATTCTGAGGCTGAGAGGAAAGAATTGAAAGAAAAATTAGGCTTTAATGTCAATAAACCTCTGGTTGTTGTCACTGGCGGTGGACTCGGAGCGGGGCGAATTAATTCTGCGATTGTGGCAATTAGGGAAAACCTGCTTTCTGAGGCTTCGGTGTTTTTGATATCGGGAAATCAGCAATATGAAGAAATTCTCAAGCAAACCGACGAGCGGGAGGGCTGGCGATTGCAGGCATTTGTTCACAACGGAATGGCGGAAGTTTTGGCGGCAGCGGACATAGTCGTGACCAGGGCAGGGGCGACTACTCTTTTGGAATTGGCGGCGCTACATAAACCGACAATCATCGTTCCCAACGGTCATTTAACGGGCGGGCATCAATTGAAAAACGCTAAAGTTTACCAGGACGCATTGGCGGCGCTGATAGTTTCCGAAGACGAGTTGGATAAGGACAACCAAATCTTGGCACGAAAAATAATTGGCGTATTAAAATCTCAGAAAATTCTTAAAGGTCTGGGCGATAACTTCGGTAAATTTGCCAAGCCAAACGCGGCTAAAGATATGGCGAAGATTATTCTTACTACGGTGCGAAGGCAGGGCAGGCGAAAGTGA
- a CDS encoding cell division protein FtsQ/DivIB, with amino-acid sequence MFVTAVSLLVVIFLLFQLTINISIQTPDIKSSSNTNKYVSVLNEYYSAHPAERFRFFLNNNGLKQFFLQKAPEVKNIRVEGDFLARSAVKLTFRQPVAQWSSGDKIYFVDDSGVTFEQNYFAAPTVAVRDESGLPTRGGQEVINRQFLSFLGQAVSEFSQHKMNVSEVILPANTVRQVWFKIEGRGTQIRMTVDRSAQAQVKQAIATLGYLDNNGAKPGYIDVRVDQRSFYK; translated from the coding sequence ATGTTTGTGACTGCGGTAAGTCTACTTGTTGTGATATTTCTTTTGTTTCAATTGACAATTAATATTTCAATCCAAACTCCCGACATAAAAAGCTCCAGTAACACTAATAAATACGTGAGTGTTCTTAATGAATATTACAGCGCTCACCCAGCGGAGAGATTTCGGTTCTTCCTCAATAATAATGGCCTAAAGCAATTCTTTTTACAGAAAGCTCCTGAGGTAAAAAACATTCGCGTGGAGGGGGATTTTCTAGCGCGATCAGCTGTTAAGTTGACGTTTAGGCAGCCGGTAGCTCAGTGGTCTTCCGGAGATAAGATTTATTTTGTTGATGATAGCGGCGTTACTTTTGAGCAAAATTATTTTGCCGCGCCTACGGTTGCTGTTCGTGATGAGAGTGGTCTGCCGACTAGAGGTGGCCAAGAAGTTATCAATCGTCAGTTCTTGAGTTTCCTTGGTCAAGCTGTATCTGAATTTTCGCAACATAAAATGAATGTTTCAGAGGTTATTCTGCCAGCTAATACTGTACGTCAAGTCTGGTTTAAGATCGAGGGCAGGGGAACCCAGATCCGTATGACGGTGGATAGGTCTGCTCAAGCTCAGGTCAAACAGGCTATAGCTACTTTGGGTTATTTGGATAATAATGGCGCAAAGCCGGGGTATATAGACGTCAGGGTAGATCAGAGGTCGTTCTATAAGTAG